A region of the Elusimicrobiota bacterium genome:
AAAGTTCTGCGCATAACAACAATAAATCCGCAATTAAGGATGAACACGTGGTGGAAACATGGTACAAACGCGGTGTTACTGATGCTGCGGGGGAGAGCGTGGTGAAAGCCGCTGAGGATCTCGGTATAAAAAAAGTTGTTTTTGTATCTACCGGTCAAAAGTTTGTGCTTAAAGGATCGGTTAAGTTAGTGCAGATGCAGCTTATCTGCCGGAAGTTATTGGTGAATACTGTTATCCAGGAATTTAAACTGGCGTAATAATTTATTAGTAAAGGATATGCATAAAAAAATGGTGACAAATAAAGTGGTCAACAAAAAGAAAAAGGTTGTGCCTAAGAAGCCGGTAGTGAAAATCGAACCTAAGGTTTTAGTGGAAGATATTGATGTCCTCAAAG
Encoded here:
- a CDS encoding phosphoribosylformylglycinamidine synthase subunit PurS — translated: MAQNSKYLIEIVPKVLSSSASMVKSIEDLQVNGVTAVYVSTLYMVYGELSTSDAKRLAAELLTDPITQNYIITSPDDVKPGTKSSAHNNNKSAIKDEHVVETWYKRGVTDAAGESVVKAAEDLGIKKVVFVSTGQKFVLKGSVKLVQMQLICRKLLVNTVIQEFKLA